One part of the Rutidosis leptorrhynchoides isolate AG116_Rl617_1_P2 chromosome 1, CSIRO_AGI_Rlap_v1, whole genome shotgun sequence genome encodes these proteins:
- the LOC139854807 gene encoding uncharacterized protein, whose amino-acid sequence MNANKIMFRATIMAFMIGVDSLDTNKVFDPCADTKVQRWDGFTFGLAFSSKDSFFSDQIQLSPCDRRLSLSGSNAQLAVFRPKVDELTFLTINTSNFDPAKAGGYMVAFAGRQYAARSIPTLVADKSHIITSFTLVLEFQEGRLVNLYWKKFGCNSCEERSGVCLNNQGCATLVSKCKTNGGSVDCNISVQLAFSGTDKMLEALNSWYEVENLRQYSLVGLYEDINGIVAGT is encoded by the exons ATGAATGCAAATAAGATCATGTTTCGGGCAACGATTATGGCGTTCATGATTGGTGTTGATTCGCTAGACACCAACAAAGTGTTCGATCCATGTGCAGACACAAAAGTTCAAAGATGGGATGGATTTACATTCGGACTCGCATTTTCTTCAAAAGATTCTTTTTTCTCTGATCAAATCCAGCTATCACCCTGCGATCGTCGTCTCTCCCTCAGTGGTTCCAACGCCCAACTTGCTGTTTTTCGGCCAAAAGTCGATGAGCTCACTTTTCTCACCATCAACACCTCAAATTTTGATCCG GCAAAAGCTGGTGGATATATGGTTGCATTTGCAGGAAGACAATATGCAGCAAGATCAATACCTACATTAGTCGCGGATAAATCCCACATCATTACTAGTTTCACTCTG GTTCTTGAATTCCAAGAAGGCAGACTTGTGAACTTATACTGGAAGAAGTTTGGGTGCAATTCGTGCGAAGAGAGATCGGGAGTTTGCCTCAACAATCAAGGATGCGCTACACTAGTTTCTAAATGCAAGACTAATGGTGGATCAGTTGATTGCAACATTAGTGTGCAATTAGCATTTTCGGGTACAGATAAGATGTTAGAAGCCCTTAATTCGTGGTATGAGGTCGAAAACCTCAGACAGTATTCGCTAGTTGGGTTATATGAAGATATCAATGGCATTGTTGCGGGTACATAG
- the LOC139886302 gene encoding uncharacterized protein, which produces MNAMETLQDIIEEAKLRTVWWTVCIFVVTYFLTHTSKSMWMNVPIAIVIISGAHYLINEVEFHWKIRKPNRQSYLSHLEKKQLSVNDSRLSTLPPPPKWKRKINSPVVEAAMEDFVNKILQEFVIDLWYGDITPDKEAPQLIHAIIMDVVGEISTRVKDINLVDLLTRDVVDLIGDHLELFRKNQAEIGREVMVTLSSEERDERLKHHLMASKDLHPALISSESEYKFLKQVMGALLAAVLRPREAQCPIVRCIVRELLTCLVMEPVMRFASPGQINELIEGIFLANKGEKEGGDDQSSTVTGQDKNQPAATNKEGVSNPPGTNFSGAVENESGQPKSSAWARVLEAATQRRTEVLQPENLENMWTKGRNYKKKSGKNSDTFYDPQCEQNLDCGLVCDQSKTSNLSELIDENSSVALGSKPNSEKSNNASDLNIHNQKGTGAIQVGGPIISEFYSANVCDNNDVRNVNTAPEKVTRTGGYVPKLKCRVLGAYFEDPKSNPYAVYSIAVTDVVNKTWFVKRRYRNFERLHRHLKDIPNYTLHLPPKRIFSSSTEDAFVHQRCIQLDKYLQDLLSIANIAEQHEVWDFLSMSSKGYSFGRSSSVVRTLAVNVDDAVDDVRHFKGVSDSLMRKFVRSGYTPEASASVRSTKQTTSCFSDNDDGDKHEKFLHEDVESVNDHNLDKDSKSKENKSSEVYKKNASEFRSEILSLAATFPSTPGLKVDPLGVPAEWTPPNVSVPLLNLVDTIFQLNRRGWLRRQVFWMSKQILQLMMEDAIDDWLLRQIHWLRSDSIVAQGIHWIQNILWPGGIFFTKQRTTQTDSSELNEGSSPTPSSNKNKNNNNKGSFEEQLEAARRASDIKKMIFKGAPSTLVNLIGRKQYKRVAKDVYYFLQSAVCIKQLGYGLLELALITVFPELQEIILNIHEKKRGQMM; this is translated from the exons ATGAACGCCATGGAGACCTTACAAGATATCATCGAAGAAGCAAAACTTCGCACTGTTTGGTGGACCGTTTGCATTTTCGTCGTCACTTACTTCTTAACCC ATACAAGTAAATCAATGTGGATGAATGTACCTATAGCAATTGTGATAATATCAGGGGCTCATTATTTGATAAATGAAGTTGAATTCCATTGGAAGATACGAAAACCAAATCGTCAATCTTATTTATCACATTTAGAGAAGAAACAATTATCTGTGAACGACTCACGTCTTTCGACATTACCTCCACCGCCTAAATGGAAGAGGAAAATCAATTCTCCTGTAGTCGAGGCTGCTATGGAGGATTTTGTTAACAAAATTTTGCAGGAGTTTGTTATTGATTTGTGGTATGGGGATATAACGCCTGATAAGGAAGCACCGCAGTTGATACACGCGATTATTATGGATGTTGTTGGTGAAATTTCAACTAGAGTTAAAGATATAAACCTTGTTGACTTGCTAACGAG GGATGTAGTTGATCTGATAGGAGATCACTTGGAGCTTTTTAGGAAAAACCAAGCTGAAATTGGGAGAGAAGTTATGGTGACATTGTCTTCTGAAGAACGAGATGAACGATTGAAACATCATCTTATGGCTTCTAAGGACCTTCATCCAGCTTTGATATCTTCCGAGAGTGAGTACAAG TTTCTTAAGCAGGTAATGGGGGCGCTTTTGGCTGCAGTACTTAGACCAAGAGAAGCTCAATGCCCGATAGTTCGGTGCATTGTGCGAGAGCTTTTGACTTGCTTGGTAATGGAACCTGTAATGAGATTCGCTAGCCCTGG GCAAATCAATGAGTTAATTGAGGGTATTTTCCTCGCCAACAAGGGAGAAAAAGAGGGTGGTGATGATCAGTCATCAACTGTTACGGGTCAGGACAAGAATCAGCCCGCTGCTACAAATAAGGAAGGAGTTTCAAATCCACCTGGCACAAATTTTAGTGGTGCGGTTGAAAATGAATCAGGGCAGCCAAAGTCGTCTGCTTGGGCTCGGGTTCTTGAGGCTGCAACCCAGAGAAGGACAGAAGTTCTTCAGCCCGAGAATCTTGAAAATATGTGGACTAAAGGAAGAAACTATAAAAAGAAATCTGGAAAGAACAGTGATACTTTTTATGATCCACAATGCGAACAAAATCTTGATTGTGGGCTTGTGTGCGACCAAAGCAAGACATCAAATCTGTCTGAATTAATCGATGAAAATTCCAGTGTTGCTTTAGGAAGTAAACCTAACTCCGAAAAGTCAAATAACGCTTCTGATTTGAACATTCACAATCAAAAAGGAACTGGTGCAATCCAAGTTGGTGGACCTATAATTTCAGAGTTTTATAGTGCGAATGTATGCGATAATAACGATGTTCGTAATGTTAATACTGCTCCTGAAAAAGTAACACGTACTGGTGGATATGTTCCAAAGCTTAAGTGCCGA GTTCTAGGAGCATACTTTGAAGACCCTAAATCAAATCCATATGCAGTGTATTCCATTGCGGTAACAGATGTGGTGAACAAGACTTGGTTTGTGAAAAGAAG ATATAGAAATTTTGAGAGATTGCACCGCCATCTTAAGGATATTCCTAATTATACGTTACATTTGCCTCCTAAAAGGATATTCTCGTCTAGCACAGAAGATGCATTTGTTCATCAACGTTGTATACAGCTTGACAAATACCTTCAA GATCTTTTGTCTATAGCTAATATCGCTGAACAGCATGAGGTGTGGGATTTCTTGAGCATGTCTTCAAAG GGTTACTCTTTTGGACGGTCATCATCAGTAGTGAGAACATTAGCAG TCAATGTGGACGATGCTGTGGATGATGTGCGCCATTTCAAAGGTGTTTCAGATAGTTTAATGCGGAAATTTGTCCGCTCGGGTTATACTCCTGAGGCTTCTGCTTCAGTTAGAAGTACCAAGCAAACTACCTCTTGTTTTTCTGACAATGACGATGGTGATAAACATGAAAAATTTCTTCATGAGGATGTGGAATCTGTTAATGATCATAATTTGGATAAAGATTCTAAGTCAAAAGAGAATAAAAGCTCAGAGGTGTATAAGAAAAATGCTTCTGAGTTTCGATCTGAAATACTCAGTCTGGCTGCAACTTTTCCTTCAACTCCCGGTCTCAAGGTCGATCCACTTGGTGTGCCGGCAGAG TGGACCCCGCCTAATGTAAGTGTTCCATTGCTAAACTTAGTGGACACTATATTTCAGCTCAACAGAAGAGGATGGTTAAG GCGGCAAGTGTTTTGGATGTCAAAGCAAATTTTGCAGTTAATGATGGAAGATGCTATAGACGACTGGCTGTTAAGGCAAATTCATTGGCTCAGAAGCGATAGTATTGTCGCTCAAGGAATTCACTGGATACAAAAT ATTCTGTGGCCTGGAGGAATATTCTTTACAAAACAAAGGACAACTCAAACGGATTCTTCGGAATTAAATGAAGGATCTAGCCCGACACCatcaagcaataaaaataaaaataataataataaaggttcctTTGAGGAACAGCTTGAGGCTGCCCGTAGAGCTAGTGACATAAAAAAGATGATATTCA AGGGAGCACCGAGTACATTGGTTAACTTGATTGGGCGCAAGCAATACAAACGAGTTGCTAAAGACGTATATTACTTTCTGCAG TCTGCTGTGTGTATAAAGCAACTGGGGTATGGTTTACTTGAACTTGCACTCATAACAGTTTTCCCAGAGCTGCAAGAAATTATATTAAATATTCATGAGAAGAAAAGAGGCCAGATGATGTAG
- the LOC139886303 gene encoding LAS seventeen-binding protein 3-like isoform X1, whose amino-acid sequence MLVVWKRVDKEMVGGEVTDFIIVLRNSDAFRTFSGNAHLSVGTGVSAAAGVIGRAAKADFRAGDGGYAACYTYSCSKGPKVYTISTYELAIEHRQ is encoded by the exons ATGTTGGTGGTTTGGAAGAGAGTGGATAAAGAGATG GTTGGAGGGGAAGTTACTGATTTCATAATCGTGCTAAGAAACAGTGATGCTTTCCGAACGTTTAGCGGCAATGCACATTTATCGGTAGGTACAGGTGTGAGTGCCGCTGCTGGTGTTATTGGGCGGGCTGCTAAAGCTGATTTTAGGGCTGGTGATGGTGGTTATGCTGCTTGCTATACTTACAGTTGTAGTAAAG GTCCAAAGGTATATACTATTAGCACTTATGAACTAGCTATTGAACATCGTCAATAA
- the LOC139886303 gene encoding LAS seventeen-binding protein 3-like isoform X2, giving the protein MLVVWKRVDKEMVGGEVTDFIIVLRNSDAFRTFSGNAHLSVGTGVSAAAGVIGRAAKADFRAGDGGYAACYTYSCSKGNSQSAETIKVP; this is encoded by the exons ATGTTGGTGGTTTGGAAGAGAGTGGATAAAGAGATG GTTGGAGGGGAAGTTACTGATTTCATAATCGTGCTAAGAAACAGTGATGCTTTCCGAACGTTTAGCGGCAATGCACATTTATCGGTAGGTACAGGTGTGAGTGCCGCTGCTGGTGTTATTGGGCGGGCTGCTAAAGCTGATTTTAGGGCTGGTGATGGTGGTTATGCTGCTTGCTATACTTACAGTTGTAGTAAAG GCAACTCTCAATCAGCTGAAACTATCAAAGTTCCTTAA
- the LOC139886303 gene encoding LAS seventeen-binding protein 3-like isoform X3: MLVVWKRVDKEMVGGEVTDFIIVLRNSDAFRTFSGNAHLSVGTGVSAAAGVIGRAAKADFRAGDGGYAACYTYSCSKGKRYEV; encoded by the exons ATGTTGGTGGTTTGGAAGAGAGTGGATAAAGAGATG GTTGGAGGGGAAGTTACTGATTTCATAATCGTGCTAAGAAACAGTGATGCTTTCCGAACGTTTAGCGGCAATGCACATTTATCGGTAGGTACAGGTGTGAGTGCCGCTGCTGGTGTTATTGGGCGGGCTGCTAAAGCTGATTTTAGGGCTGGTGATGGTGGTTATGCTGCTTGCTATACTTACAGTTGTAGTAAAG